A genomic window from Thunnus maccoyii chromosome 2, fThuMac1.1, whole genome shotgun sequence includes:
- the dok1a gene encoding docking protein 1 isoform X1, producing MDSQTKTGKVYLQPLKAGKKWKPVCLSLFPHSSNGVGRLEIQNMGGGGAGGDHSAVVRRHHQPHGDRKLKVVRLSELISVLRLPPNAEACPMENMSAFCVETQDRTMVFAALKDDCVDWVEKLCQSTFQRGGGSSPNQFHMEENQIYATVKEASEFWVVVQRTDAALRCGLQGSYWLQVGQESLLLRETQKMNVIREWPYELLRRYGKDKLALTIEAGRRCDSGPGTFTFETQQPEKIFSLIQSTIKQKSSSGTSGNHNQEGERVIVTNIQAHSPLPKIPDMTSMASILENKLRTQEKTSEESVHVQEDPVGSSECGSAQPAPITLMPLPLVPTHDSPSGVCHGGQSEAVYADPADCLQSTPKPQVTTALYVDPASVLPLQPPSSREPVTLPSDSSTPCFIISHQDSIYSEVYDKVSPVQSKPNVVKSKGKMKGFADDEPIYTEPLSKKESHKNETKPDPFAHLYAQVCKTTPTSSPSSSSNTTPSFSASSSPVTTSMTTAKASDQSLDDVIYENLGII from the exons TTAcctccaaccactcaaagctGGCAAA aaATGGAAGCCAGTGTGCTTGTCTCTGTTTCCCCACAGCAGCAATGGAGTGGGTCGACTGGAGATCCAGAATATGGGAG GGGGCGGGGCAGGAGGTGATCACAGCGCTGTGGTCAGGAGACATCACCAGCCTCATGGGGACAGGAAGCTGAAAGTGGTCCGACTGTCCGAGCTGATTAGTGTCCTCAGACTCCCCCCAAATGCTGAGGCCTGTCCCATG GAGAACATGTCAGCATTTTGTGTGGAGACACAGGACAGAACAATGGTGTTTGCTGCACTCAAAGACGACTGCGTGGACTGGGTGGAAAAACTGTGTCAAAGCACCTTTCAG AGAGGTGGTGGCTCGAGCCCTAATCAGTTTCATATGGAAGAAAACCAGATATATGCCACAGTAAAGGAAG cCTCAGAGTTCTGGGTGGTGGTGCAGAGGACAGATGCAGCATTACGTTGCGGCCTCCAGGGGTCATACTGGCTGCAGGTGGGGCAAGAATCGCTACTtctgagagaaacacagaagaTGAATGTTATTAGAGAATGGCCATACGAACTGCTGAGGCGATATGGAAAAGATAAG CTGGCCTTAACAATTGAAGCAGGCAGACGCTGCGACTCTGGTCCTGGAACCTTCACCTTTGAGACACAGCAGCCTGAGAAAATATTCTCCCTGATTCAAAGTACCATCAAACAGAAGTCTTCATCTGGTACTTCAGGCAACCATAACCAAGAGGGTGAGAGAGTTATTGTAACCAACATACAGGCTCATTCCCCTCTCCCAAAAATACCTGATATGACCAGTATGGCTTCCATTCTGGAAAACAAACTGCGGACACAGGAGAAGACATCAGAAGAGAGTGTGCATGTTCAAGAAGATCCAGTTGGTTCATCAGAATGTGGGTCAGCACAGCCAGCTCCTATCACCCTCATGCCTCTCCCATTGGTCCCCACACATGACAGCCCCTCTGGAGTTTGTCATGGTGGCCAATCAGAAGCTGTATATGCTGACCCAGCTGATTGCCTCCAATCTACGCCAAAACCCCAAGTGACCACAGCTCTGTATGTAGACCCTGCAAGCGTTCTTCCACTTCAACCCCCCAGTTCAAGAGAACCCGTCACTCTGCCTTCTGATTCCTCCACTCCCTGCTTCATCATCAGTCACCAAGATTCAATCTACTCAGAGGTGTATGACAAAGTCAGCCCAGTCCAGAGCAAACCGAATGTCGTTAAGAGCAAAGGAAAGATGAAGGGTTTTGCAGATGATGAACCCATTTATACTGAGCCCCTGAGCAAGAAGGAGTctcataaaaatgaaaccaaaccaGACCCATTTGCCCACCTTTATGCTCAAGTTTGCAAAACAACTCCAACTTCTAGTCCCTCTTCATCTTCTAACACCACCCCGTCCTTCTCTGCGTCCTCTTCCCCTGTTACCACCAGTATGACCACAGCAAAAGCCTCGGACCAATctcttgatgatgtcatctatGAAAACCTGGGCATTATTTAA
- the dok1a gene encoding docking protein 1 isoform X2, with protein sequence MGGGGAGGDHSAVVRRHHQPHGDRKLKVVRLSELISVLRLPPNAEACPMENMSAFCVETQDRTMVFAALKDDCVDWVEKLCQSTFQRGGGSSPNQFHMEENQIYATVKEASEFWVVVQRTDAALRCGLQGSYWLQVGQESLLLRETQKMNVIREWPYELLRRYGKDKLALTIEAGRRCDSGPGTFTFETQQPEKIFSLIQSTIKQKSSSGTSGNHNQEGERVIVTNIQAHSPLPKIPDMTSMASILENKLRTQEKTSEESVHVQEDPVGSSECGSAQPAPITLMPLPLVPTHDSPSGVCHGGQSEAVYADPADCLQSTPKPQVTTALYVDPASVLPLQPPSSREPVTLPSDSSTPCFIISHQDSIYSEVYDKVSPVQSKPNVVKSKGKMKGFADDEPIYTEPLSKKESHKNETKPDPFAHLYAQVCKTTPTSSPSSSSNTTPSFSASSSPVTTSMTTAKASDQSLDDVIYENLGII encoded by the exons ATGGGAG GGGGCGGGGCAGGAGGTGATCACAGCGCTGTGGTCAGGAGACATCACCAGCCTCATGGGGACAGGAAGCTGAAAGTGGTCCGACTGTCCGAGCTGATTAGTGTCCTCAGACTCCCCCCAAATGCTGAGGCCTGTCCCATG GAGAACATGTCAGCATTTTGTGTGGAGACACAGGACAGAACAATGGTGTTTGCTGCACTCAAAGACGACTGCGTGGACTGGGTGGAAAAACTGTGTCAAAGCACCTTTCAG AGAGGTGGTGGCTCGAGCCCTAATCAGTTTCATATGGAAGAAAACCAGATATATGCCACAGTAAAGGAAG cCTCAGAGTTCTGGGTGGTGGTGCAGAGGACAGATGCAGCATTACGTTGCGGCCTCCAGGGGTCATACTGGCTGCAGGTGGGGCAAGAATCGCTACTtctgagagaaacacagaagaTGAATGTTATTAGAGAATGGCCATACGAACTGCTGAGGCGATATGGAAAAGATAAG CTGGCCTTAACAATTGAAGCAGGCAGACGCTGCGACTCTGGTCCTGGAACCTTCACCTTTGAGACACAGCAGCCTGAGAAAATATTCTCCCTGATTCAAAGTACCATCAAACAGAAGTCTTCATCTGGTACTTCAGGCAACCATAACCAAGAGGGTGAGAGAGTTATTGTAACCAACATACAGGCTCATTCCCCTCTCCCAAAAATACCTGATATGACCAGTATGGCTTCCATTCTGGAAAACAAACTGCGGACACAGGAGAAGACATCAGAAGAGAGTGTGCATGTTCAAGAAGATCCAGTTGGTTCATCAGAATGTGGGTCAGCACAGCCAGCTCCTATCACCCTCATGCCTCTCCCATTGGTCCCCACACATGACAGCCCCTCTGGAGTTTGTCATGGTGGCCAATCAGAAGCTGTATATGCTGACCCAGCTGATTGCCTCCAATCTACGCCAAAACCCCAAGTGACCACAGCTCTGTATGTAGACCCTGCAAGCGTTCTTCCACTTCAACCCCCCAGTTCAAGAGAACCCGTCACTCTGCCTTCTGATTCCTCCACTCCCTGCTTCATCATCAGTCACCAAGATTCAATCTACTCAGAGGTGTATGACAAAGTCAGCCCAGTCCAGAGCAAACCGAATGTCGTTAAGAGCAAAGGAAAGATGAAGGGTTTTGCAGATGATGAACCCATTTATACTGAGCCCCTGAGCAAGAAGGAGTctcataaaaatgaaaccaaaccaGACCCATTTGCCCACCTTTATGCTCAAGTTTGCAAAACAACTCCAACTTCTAGTCCCTCTTCATCTTCTAACACCACCCCGTCCTTCTCTGCGTCCTCTTCCCCTGTTACCACCAGTATGACCACAGCAAAAGCCTCGGACCAATctcttgatgatgtcatctatGAAAACCTGGGCATTATTTAA